The genomic stretch TAGCGGAAGGTATGGGTCTCTTTGAAGGCTATCAAGTGCGTAGCCCTACTTTTACTTTGATAAACGAATATCCTACAAGAAAGGGACTCCTAATACATGCGGACTTATACAGGGTAAGGGAACTTGAGCTTGAAGAGTTTGTTGGCAAAGGTGTCCTCGTGGTGGAGTGGGGAGAGGGTCTAAGTATATGCACATGCACCATAAGAATAAGCATGGAGGGTGAAGGAAGGATTTTAGAGTTTATCGGATGTGAGGAGCTAATTAGAGCCCTTGCGTGTGACAGAGCCTGTTGAGGTATCTCAGTTCAAACCTTCCAGCCTTATATCTTAGCTGTGTTATACCAGTGTTATCCATATGTATGTTCCAAAGGTTCTCAAGCCCAAGCCCAAGAGAAAGACACACAATAGCATGAAGAGTTCCACCATGTGCAACGATTAGAATGCTTG from Aquificaceae bacterium encodes the following:
- the tsaE gene encoding tRNA (adenosine(37)-N6)-threonylcarbamoyltransferase complex ATPase subunit type 1 TsaE, producing MRVFSSSEEETVKIGRLIGKNLKGAEVICLIGPLGAGKTTLVRGIAEGMGLFEGYQVRSPTFTLINEYPTRKGLLIHADLYRVRELELEEFVGKGVLVVEWGEGLSICTCTIRISMEGEGRILEFIGCEELIRALACDRAC